From the genome of Torulaspora globosa chromosome 2, complete sequence, one region includes:
- the NCR1 gene encoding sphingolipid transporter (ancestral locus Anc_8.83), whose amino-acid sequence MLPMILLACIAGLCNAVTAMAARCAMYDHCGKKSVFGSELPCPVFDPQFKPDPANDELIDLVAEICGEEWRDETELCCTMDQVENLKKNLKKAQGIIASCPACMKNFNSLFCHFTCSPKQADFVNVTRIQESLAKKEIVAEVDVYLNSSWASVFYDSCKDVKFSATNGYAMDLIGGGAKNYSQFLKFLGDEKPLLGGSPFQINYLYELDGAGGDFSLFNDSVYACNDSEYKCACADCGASCPDLAPLARDTCRVGSLPCFSFGILMIYALLLVALVIWHICMFRNKQKTSLITSDESPTGSISQMGSDDRLFETYDTNSYSFNNKVANVLGSVSGYSVRNPYFTTTLTIATVAVFGLLLYFFGELERDPINLWVSKHSEKYREKVFFDENFGPFYRVEQIFVVNETGPVLSYETMEWWSAVEQEISEIITSTENLTFQDFCLRPTPGSSCVLESFVQYFPNGLPDKLSWREQLQMCTDSPVNCLPTFQQPLRKNLLFSDDDIFEAKAFVTTLLVNNHSESAILWESALEAYLLQLQIPEGLRISFNTEMSLEKELSNNDDVLIIFTSYLVMFLYASWALKKRGGGDRWLLGFVGILIVASSVLCAAGLMSVLGIKSTLIIAEVIPFLILAVGIDNIFLITHEYDRLSDTNLNLDTDTRIILAVKRICPSILLSFICQAGCFLIAAFVSMPAVRNFALYSALAVLFNVLLQMTAYVAFLALYEKRNATIIKDDSDDGHLFGERYFCLIAKKRKILAFFSSWAMLSLVFLPEIKLGLDQTLAVPKTSYLVDYFRDVYENLNVGPPVYFVVKDLDFRKRRNQQKVCGKFTTCNNDSLANVLEKERERSTIVDPVANWLDDFMLFLNPDLDQCCRLKKGSTDVCPPSFPNKRCETCYQEGDWKYDMSGFPEGDDFMEYLSIWLETPSDPCPLGGRAPYSSSISVDQSKVKASVFRTAHKPLRSQDDYIKAYKDSIRISESLEGLDVFAYSPFYIYFVQYQNIITLAVGLIGAALVLIFAANTLFLGSAQTAALLTLTVMMILVDIGAFMVWFGISLNAVSLVNLVICVGLAVEFCVHIARAFSVLPEGIRNDRDSRVKYAMSTVGGSVFRGITMTKLIGVCVVAFAQSKIFEIFYFRMWFSLIAIASVHALIFLPVLLSLAGGKSYIDEPTQESLLD is encoded by the coding sequence ATGTTGCCGATGATACTGCTAGCATGCATAGCTGGTCTATGCAACGCAGTAACAGCAATGGCTGCAAGATGTGCGATGTATGACCATTGTGGGAAAAAGTCCGTCTTTGGTTCAGAGCTGCCTTGCCCCGTCTTTGATCCACAGTTTAAGCCAGATCCTGCTAATGATGAACTGATCGACCTGGTTGCTGAGATTTGTGGAGAAGAATGGAGAGATGAGACGGAGCTATGTTGCACTATGGATCAGGTCgagaatctgaagaagaacctgaagaaagctcagGGGATCATTGCCTCATGCCCAGCGTGCATGAAGAACTTTAACAGCCTGTTTTGCCATTTTACATGTTCCCCTAAGCAGGCCGATTTCGTCAACGTAACAAGAATCCAGGAATCTTTGGCTAAGAAGGAGATTGTAGCAGAGGTAGATGTCTACCTAAACTCATCTTGGGCGTCAGTTTTCTATGATTCCTGTAAAGATGTTAAGTTTTCTGCTACCAATGGGTACGCTATGGACCTGATTGGAGGTGGTGCCAAGAATTACTCGcagttcttgaaatttttggGAGACGAAAAGCCCTTACTAGGCGGGTCTCCTTTCCAAATTAACTATCTTTATGAGTTAGATGGTGCTGGAGGAGATTTTTCTCTCTTCAATGATTCAGTATACGCCTGCAACGACTCCGAATACAAATGTGCGTGTGCAGACTGTGGAGCTTCATGTCCTGATTTAGCACCTCTGGCGCGGGATACTTGCCGGGTCGGCTCACTGCCTTGCTTCTCGTTTGGAATTTTGATGATTTATGCACTCTTACTGGTTGCACTGGTTATCTGGCATATCTGTATGTTCAGAAACAAGCAGAAAACTTCACTAATTACTAGCGACGAGAGTCCAACAGGCTCCATTTCACAAATGGGTTCTGATGATCGCTTGTTTGAGACGTACGACACAAACTCTTACAGCTTTAACAATAAAGTAGCTAACGTACTAGGAAGTGTCTCTGGTTACTCGGTGAGAAACCCTTATTTCACTACAACTCTTACTATTGCTACGGTAGCAGTTTTCGGTCTCTTGCTATATTTCTTTGGTGAGCTGGAGAGGGATCCGATAAATTTGTGGGTCAGCAAGCATTCCGAGAAGTATCGTGAGAAggttttctttgatgagaaTTTCGGACCTTTTTATAGGGTCGAACAGATCTTTGTTGTTAATGAAACTGGTCCTGTTTTGTCCTATGAGACGATGGAATGGTGGTCTGCTGTCGAGCAGGAGATTTCTGAGATTATCACATCTACAGAGAACCTAACGTTTCAGGATTTCTGTCTTAGACCTACGCCGGGCTCCTCGTGTGTCCTCGAATCGTTCGTTCAATATTTTCCCAATGGTCTGCCTGACAAGCTCTCGTGGCGTGAACAACTACAGATGTGCACAGATTCGCCAGTTAACTGTTTGCCAACATTTCAGCAACCCTTGAGGAAGAACCTTCTTTTCAGCGATGATGACATTTTCGAAGCAAAGGCCTTCGTCACAACATTACTGGTCAACAATCACTCGGAGTCAGCAATATTGTGGGAATCAGCGCTGGAGGCCTATTTATTGCAGCTCCAAATTCCCGAAGGGTTGAGAATTAGCTTCAACACAGAAATGTCACTGGAAAAGGAACTAAGCAACAATGATGATGTACTCATAATTTTTACATCTTACCTCGTCATGTTTCTCTACGCTTCATGGGCATTAAAGAAAAGGGGAGGAGGTGACAGATGGCTATTAGGATTTGTCGGTATACTCATTGTCGCCTCTTCAGTATTATGCGCCGCAGGGCTCATGAGTGTCTTGGGCATCAAATCGACCCTGATCATTGCAGAGGTGATTCCGTTTTTGATTTTGGCAGTCGGTATCGACAATATTTTTCTAATCACACATGAATACGACAGATTATCAGATACCAATTTGAATTTAGACACTGACACACGGATAATTTTGGCCGTGAAACGCATATGCCCATCTATACTTCTTTCCTTCATTTGTCAAGCTGGCTGTTTCCTCATTGCCGCCTTTGTTTCCATGCCAGCTGTCCGGAACTTTGCTCTATATTCTGCGCTAGCCGTCCTTTTCAACGTTCTGCTACAGATGACAGCCTATGTTGCCTTCTTGGCATTGTACGAGAAGAGAAATGCGACCATCATAAAAGATGATTCTGATGATGGTCATCTTTTCGGTGAAAGATATTTTTGCTTAATTGcgaagaaaaggaaaatattagctttcttcagttcATGGGCAATGCTCTCTCTGGTATTTTTACCCGAGATCAAGCTGGGTTTGGACCAAACATTAGCTGTACCAAAAACCTCCTATCTTGTGGACTACTTCCGGGATGTGTATGAAAACCTGAATGTTGGCCCCCCAGTTTATTTTGTGGTGAAGGACCTAGATTTCAGAAAGAGGCGCAATCAGCAGAAGGTTTGTGGAAAGTTTACCACCTGCAATAACGATTCTCTCGCAAATGTGCTGGAAAAAGAGCGTGAAAGATCTACGATTGTCGATCCAGTAGCCAACTGGCTAGATGATTTTAtgcttttcttgaatcctGATCTTGATCAATGTTGCCGTTTGAAGAAGGGTTCAACTGACGTTTGCCCACCTTCTTTCCCGAACAAGCGTTGTGAGACCTGTTATCAGGAAGGAGACTGGAAGTACGATATGTCAGGCTTTCCTGAGGGCGACGACTTCATGGAATACCTCTCGATATGGCTAGAAACTCCAAGCGACCCTTGTCCTTTGGGTGGTCGTGCGCCATATTCCTCTTCCATATCCGTGGATCAGTCAAAAGTGAAAGCTTCCGTCTTTAGAACAGCTCATAAACCACTAAGATCTCAGGATGATTACATCAAGGCTTACAAGGATTCCATTAGAATCAGCGAGTCACTGGAAGGTCTTGACGTTTTTGCATACTCTCCATTCTACATCTATTTTGTCCAGTATCAGAATATCATCACACTGGCAGTTGGTCTTATTGGAGCTGCTCTCGTACTGATTTTTGCTGCGAATACCTTATTCCTCGGTTCTGCACAAACCGCAGCCTTGTTGACTTTAACCGTTATGATGATCTTAGTCGATATTGGGGCCTTCATGGTTTGGTTTGGAATATCACTGAACGCCGTCAGTCTCGTGAACCTCGTCATTTGCGTCGGTCTGGCCGTTGAGTTTTGCGTCCACATCGCTAGAGCTTTCTCCGTACTACCCGAAGGTATCAGGAATGATCGTGACTCGCGCGTTAAATACGCTATGTCTACAGTTGGTGGTTCAGTTTTCAGGGGAATAACGATGACCAAGTTGATCGGCGTTTGCGTTGTAGCATTCGCTCAATCGAAGATATTTGAAATTTTCTACTTTCGGATGTGGTTCTCGCTTATCGCTATTGCGTCGGTTCATGCTCTGATATTTCTAccagttcttctttccctGGCTGGTGGAAAGAGCTACATTGATGAGCCAACTCAAGAGTCGCTTTTAGATTGA
- the AEP3 gene encoding Aep3p (ancestral locus Anc_8.84) — MNVLITLGQILSKNGVASPSVKHEKYLLSMFEKARPVPNKIKINKVKQTQKTPERMRKVVTLKANRHLVGQGSNFQKKVVKDYLSPLRVHDFSRHEIKNDYDTQKATRMSHIARRRKQSANYREILFSDSRRFVGELLAALVACSSKTIEATSDHVVRHFPTWTMEEVPKIPKFSANPNLFEDYIGFLSHTKFLYRNSSSTNGIVPMILRNLMHPGNLKTLHLRTTRTYNDMIYYFCEKFDFASCREIFAQMKIEGAQRNTITYNLMLLSVLKNSHIRKVKPVDNEVIYYLKSMRKNKVQADAVTWTTCYNFLKEDVSRAIFIEQMQLRGVPITAAFVYTVLRNGTYSSEECLRFLSNNKVPLSFKLFKLCLDRLLEEDRANVAWLFLEHTMMKREMDFRIDSDILNSFLRYFAKKGRFDMAIITFNTCTRDFNIKPDDHTFEMLFKALVTNGYTKNFSLVLKYLKNVRGSFGLGNRNNYWLIKATGISKFNVPKLNAFSDEDLEKLTSQLDNLKWSSTSSGFTVKTWKENGPSFKRALRDIGCVPPMVRASKKPHTVNTTAMQKKSRYRRRIRNIAVQSAMCKRIPLAKDWYGTLKQQLKERNILADELIRYR; from the coding sequence ATGAATGTGCTGATCACGTTAGGTCAGATATTGTCAAAAAATGGTGTTGCATCTCCGTCTGTGAAGCATGAGAAGTACTTGCTTAGCATGTTTGAAAAAGCCAGGCCAGTTCccaacaagatcaaaatcAATAAGGTCAAGCAAACCCAGAAAACTCCTGAGAGGATGCGAAAAGTTGTTACTTTGAAAGCAAATAGGCATTTGGTCGGGCAAGGATCAAACTTCCAGAAAAAAGTTGTCAAAGACTACCTGTCGCCATTGCGAGTTCACGACTTTTCACGACATGAGATCAAAAATGACTATGACACTCAAAAAGCTACGCGAATGAGCCACATTGCTAGGCGCCGGAAGCAGTCTGCAAATTATAGAGAGATTCTGTTCAGCGATTCAAGGCGATTTGTTGGAGAGCTCTTGGCTGCACTAGTCGCATGTAGTTCAAAAACGATTGAAGCGACCTCAGACCATGTAGTTCGTCATTTCCCCACATGGACCATGGAGGAGGTACCGAAAATACCTAAATTCAGTGCTAATCCCAATTTATTTGAAGACTACATTGGATTTCTCTCACACACCAAGTTCCTTTATCGAAATTCATCCTCAACTAATGGTATTGTACCAATGATTTTACGAAATTTAATGCATCCAGGTAATTTGAAAACACTACACTTGAGAACAACTAGGACTTATAATGATATGATATATTACTTTTGTGAAAAGTTTGACTTTGCCTCTTGTCGGGAGATCTTTGCGCAGATGAAGATAGAGGGCGCTCAGCGGAACACTATAACCTACAATTTGATGCTGCTTAgcgttttgaagaattcgCATATTCGAAAAGTGAAGCCAGTGGACAACGAAGTGATTTACTATCTTAAAAGCATGCGGAAGAACAAAGTACAAGCAGATGCGGTAACATGGACGACATGCTATaattttttgaaggagGATGTTTCAAGAGCGATTTTCATTGAGCAAATGCAACTACGTGGTGTTCCTATAACGGCTGCATTTGTGTACACTGTCTTACGAAATGGGACATACAGCTCGGAAGAATGCCTTCGCTTTTTGTCGAATAACAAGGTACCGCTGAGCTTTAAGCTTTTTAAGCTCTGTCTTGATAGgcttttggaagaagatagGGCTAACGTTGCATGGCTCTTCCTGGAGCACACTATGATGAAGCGAGAGATGGACTTCAGAATTGACTCTGATATTTTGAATTCTTTCTTGCGTTACTTTGCTAAGAAAGGAAGGTTTGATATGGCGATTATTACTTTCAATACATGTACACGGGATTTCAATATCAAGCCAGATGACCATACTTTTGAGATGCTTTTCAAGGCTTTGGTAACAAACGGATATACAAAGAATTTCTCTCTGGTTTTAAAGTACTTGAAAAATGTCAGAGGGTCCTTTGGTTTGGGAAATCGAAACAATTATTGGCTCATTAAAGCCACCGGAATATCTAAATTTAACGTTCCTAAGCTGAATGCGTTctcagatgaagatctcgaaaaACTGACTAGTCAATTGGACAATCTAAAATGGAGCTCTACATCCAGTGGCTTTACTGTCAAGACATGGAAAGAGAACGGGCCATCATTCAAGAGGGCTCTGCGAGATATTGGTTGTGTCCCACCGATGGTTCGGGCAAGCAAAAAGCCACATACGGTAAACACAACCGCGATGCAAAAGAAATCTAGATACCGCCGAAGGATACGAAATATAGCTGTGCAGAGCGCCATGTGCAAACGGATTCCGCTTGCTAAGGACTGGTACGGGACTTTGAAGCAACAGCTAAAGGAAAGGAATATTCTAGCTGACGAGCTCATTAGATATAGGTAA
- the LSP1 gene encoding lipid-binding protein LSP1 (ancestral locus Anc_8.85), whose amino-acid sequence MHRTYSLRSSRAPTASQLASPPPPPSTTKSKFFGKASIATSFRKNAAGNFGPELARKLSQLVTTEKGVLRSMEVVANERRAAARQLSLWGADNDDDVSDVTDKLGVLIYELGELQDQFIDKYDQYRVTLKSIRNIEASVQPSRDRKEKITEEIAHLKYKDPQSTKIPVLEQELVRAEAESLVAEAQLSNITREKMKAAFNYQFDSIRELAEKFALIAGYGKALLELLDDSPVTPGETRPAYDGYDASRQIIMDAEAALESWTLDIAAVKPTLSFHQTAEDVYEEEEVEEEAEEQEEIGGGDQLASDHEDVAGPDGEHSAAV is encoded by the coding sequence ATGCACAGAACATATTCCTTGAGAAGCTCTAGAGCTCCAACTGCCTCTCAATTGGCTTCACCACCTCCACCACCATCGACTACGAAGTCGAAGTTTTTCGGTAAGGCTTCAATTGCTACTTCGTTCAGAAAGAATGCTGCTGGTAACTTTGGTCCGGAATTGGCCAGGAAATTGTCTCAATTGGTTACTACTGAGAAGGGAGTGTTGAGATCGATGGAAGTAGTGGCCAACGAGCGTCGTGCAGCCGCCAGACAGTTGTCCTTGTGGGGAGCTGACAACGATGACGACGTATCCGATGTCACCGATAAACTAGGTGTCTTGATCTATGAATTGGGTGAGCTGCAAGATCAGTTTATCGACAAGTACGATCAGTACCGTGTCACTTTGAAGTCTATTAGAAACATCGAGGCTTCCGTGCAGCCTTCCAGAGATCGTAAGGAGAAGATCACCGAAGAGATTGCGCATTTGAAGTATAAGGATCCTCAGTCCACAAAAATTCCGGTCCTGGAGCAGGAATTGGTCCGTGCCGAGGCTGAATCTTTGGTTGCTGAAGCTCAGCTTTCAAACATCACTAGAGAGAAGATGAAGGCAGCATTCAACTATCAATTTGATTCAATCAGAGAATTGGCGGAGAAGTTCGCTTTGATTGCAGGTTATGGTAAGGCCTTGTTAGAACTGTTGGACGATTCTCCAGTGACTCCCGGTGAGACAAGACCAGCTTACGATGGTTACGATGCTTCCAGGCAGATTATCATGGACGCTGAAGCAGCATTGGAGTCATGGACCCTGGATATCGCGGCTGTGAAACCAACTCTATCTTTCCACCAGACTGCTGAAGACGTCtatgaagaagaggaagtggaagaggaagcagaagagcaagaagagattggtGGCGGTGATCAATTGGCCAGTGACCACGAAGATGTTGCTGGACCAGATGGCGAACACTCAGCGGCTGTTTAA
- the ULA1 gene encoding Ula1p (ancestral locus Anc_8.86) translates to MLSRFDRQVRIWGAPAQTYLERAHVCLVAKSFHDALLQEILKSLALTGIGEITLLLEDPESAKDLYSADASSFFAVNETLLGEKLVTDISSWKCLDEPLCVYTIIVAVNLERNEELDWLVRRREPLVVASAKDFSGHVELCLKEGHFVIDSLPGYSIPDVRICDAWPELREFYESFDLAQWLSSGRLSEIPYPVILYHMVKDVAKKDLVNTSSKYVRSKIEEQFPNNLDDLNIIEAKRFAHLAIRSFDHCGRMVKFLLNVGPELSRNQWFDPLNHETAYFLKCLRQYYYRYESLPISGYLPDMESSTELYGRLKCLYRNKHSEDIRCFNDIMSEEGGQPSLPSGAEDVFIRKLRYLEFCPAKPVIYQIPNTGRRPRPLPSVLSRYTEKANEPGGQNEAITFHTSCFIGGVASQEIIKLITHQHVPISEQYRYEQQDKWRSSISGD, encoded by the coding sequence ATGTTGAGCCGGTTTGACAGACAGGTTAGAATCTGGGGAGCTCCAGCTCAGACTTATTTGGAGCGAGCACATGTTTGCCTGGTTGCGAAGAGTTTCCATGATGCATTGCTGCAGGAAatattgaaaagcttggcaTTGACAGGTATAGGTGAAATCACATTACTGCTGGAAGATCCGGAGAGCGCGAAGGATCTGTACAGCGCTGATGCcagttctttctttgctgtAAATGAAACACTTTTGGGCGAGAAGCTTGTTACCGATATTTCAAGTTGGAAATGCTTGGACGAACCGCTTTGTGTTTACACAATTATCGTAGCCGTCAATCTAGAGCGCAATGAGGAACTGGATTGGCTCGTCAGGCGCCGGGAACCCTTGGTTGTTGCGTCCGCCAAGGACTTTTCAGGACATGTTGAACTGTGCTTGAAGGAAGGACACTTTGTGATCGATAGCCTTCCTGGGTATTCCATCCCTGACGTACGTATATGCGATGCTTGGCCTGAGCTGAGAGAATTTTACGAGTCGTTCGATCTTGCCCAGTGGTTGAGTTCTGGCCGTTTATCAGAGATTCCGTATCCTGTCATTCTCTACCATATGGTTAAAGACGTAGCTAAGAAAGATCTCGTGAATACGAGCTCAAAGTACGTGAGGAGCAAGATTGAAGAGCAATTTCCAAACAATCTTGACGATCTCAATATCATTGAGGCGAAGAGATTTGCCCATTTAGCGATCCGAAGTTTCGACCATTGCGGCCGCATGGTAAAGTTTCTGCTTAACGTGGGACCTGAATTATCTAGGAACCAGTGGTTCGATCCATTGAATCATGAGACTGCTTATTTCCTGAAGTGTTTGAGACAATACTATTATCGATACGAGAGCCTGCCCATATCTGGTTATTTACCAGACATGGAATCCAGCACGGAGCTTTATGGTCGCTTGAAATGTTTGTATCGGAACAAACATAGCGAAGATATCCGGTGCTTCAACGATATAATGTCAGAAGAGGGAGGACAACCGTCTCTCCCCTCTGGTGCGGAGGATGTTTTCATAAGAAAGTTAAGGTATCTGGAATTTTGCCCCGCCAAGCCAGTAATTTATCAAATACCGAACACAGGACGCCGTCCGCGTCCATTACCGAGTGTATTAAGTCGATATACGGAAAAAGCAAATGAGCCCGGAGGCCAGAATGAAGCTATTACTTTTCACACAAGTTGTTTCATTGGCGGAGTAGCATCTCAGGAGATTATAAAGCTTATAACGCACCAGCATGTGCCAATAAGTGAGCAATATCGCTACGAACAACAGGATAAGTGGCGGAGTAGCATCTCAGGAGATTAA
- the SPB4 gene encoding ATP-dependent RNA helicase SPB4 (ancestral locus Anc_8.87): protein MVESLSWDSLDYPLQPWIQTAIEVMGFQAMTAVQASTIPLFARNKDVVVESVTGSGKTIAFVIPLLEKIISEGANSASFKKGHFHSLVITPTRELSNQIQSVINSFLAHYPDDMPPVKSQLLIGTAQKTVRDNVADFLRDRPQLLVGTPGRVLEFLQAPAVKTSSCSMVVLDEADRLLDADFFKDTESILRTLPKQRRTGLFSATISEAGQQIFKTGLRNPVKVSVNSERRGPTSLGLYYTVVRPEQKLQNLISIFNHYKFRKCLVYFPTCMSVTLFYSFLQYLQKEKKVVEQDLQIFSLYGKLQTASRTKTLDTFTETPSQAVLLTTDVAARGIDIQDVDLVIQLDPPTDTSVFLHRAGRTGRANRTGKAVTFLNEGREEDFIPFLKVKDIHLKSIEIKSEDFSLEGDFYDVFKGWILEDRARFDLSVRSYVAFIRYYSNHSASSIFRLQSLDYVGVARMYGLFRLPRMPEITRYFQDVDIKDGWIVQPPIDMDRYAYKDKKRERARLEELKNIEKINDKKKLKFELKKKNMAWSNKSQSKEAKAERKANMTLKRKAIEEQIAREEERENSELSKDWKDEVLSRKRKQMKSTNELQGSFDDL, encoded by the coding sequence ATGGTGGAGTCTTTATCGTGGGATAGTCTTGATTATCCACTACAGCCATGGATTCAGACTGCTATAGAGGTAATGGGCTTCCAAGCCATGACCGCAGTTCAGGCCTCAACTATACCGCTGTTCGCGAGAAATAAGGATGTTGTCGTTGAATCAGTAACAGGGTCTGGTAAGACAATCGCTTTTGTTATCCCACTTCTGGAGAAAATTATCTCTGAAGGAGCTAAttctgccagcttcaagaaaggcCATTTCCACTCACTTGTCATTACACCGACTCGAGAATTGTCGAACCAAATACAGTCGGTTATCAACTCGTTTTTAGCGCATTATCCTGATGATATGCCCCCAGTGAAGTCTCAACTTCTTATTGGTACAGCCCAAAAGACAGTGAGAGATAATGTCGCAGATTTTCTTCGGGATAGACCACAGCTTCTAGTTGGGACTCCAGGCAGGGTGTTGGAGTTTCTGCAAGCACCGGCGGTCAAGACCTCATCATGTAGTATGGTTGTTTTGGATGAAGCTGACAGACTACTGGATgctgatttcttcaaggacaCAGAGAGTATCCTCAGGACTCTACCCAAGCAAAGAAGGACCGGCTTATTCTCAGCTACTATAAGTGAAGCGGGCCAACAAATTTTCAAGACAGGCCTTCGAAACCCTGTTAAGGTTTCTGTTAATTCTGAAAGAAGAGGTCCGACTTCCCTTGGACTGTATTATACGGTTGTGCGTCCTGAGCAGAAGTTGCAAAACCTTATAAGCATTTTCAACCATTACAAATTTAGGAAATGCCTAGTGTATTTTCCGACGTGCATGTCAGTGACACTTTTTTACTCATTTCTTCAGTATTtgcagaaagagaaaaaggTTGTAGAGCAGGATTTGCaaatcttctctttgtaTGGTAAATTGCAAAcggcttcaagaacaaagacTTTAGATACTTTCACTGAGACTCCAAGCCAAGCGGTTCTTTTAACCACAGACGTGGCAGCTAGGGGTATTGACATTCAAGACGTTGATCTGGTTATACAACTTGACCCTCCAACAGATACTAGCGTATTTTTGCACAGAGCTGGAAGGACAGGCAGAGCGAATCGAACTGGAAAGGCGGTAACATTTTTGAACGAAGGCAGAGAGGAAGACTTTATTCCATTCCTGAAGGTCAAAGACATCCATCTGAAGAGCATTGAAATAAAGTCAGAAGATTTTTCTCTTGAGGGTGATTTCTACGATGTGTTCAAAGGCTGGATTCTCGAGGACAGAGCCAGATTTGATCTCAGCGTCAGATCTTACGTAGCGTTCATCAGGTATTACTCGAATCACTCGGCTAGCTCAATATTCAGATTGCAGTCACTTGACTATGTGGGTGTTGCTAGGATGTACGGCCTCTTTCGTTTACCGCGCATGCCTGAAATAACAAGATATTTCCAAGATGTCGACATTAAAGACGGGTGGATTGTTCAACCGCCAATAGATATGGACCGTTACGCAtacaaggacaagaagcGCGAAAGAGCGAGACTGgaggagttgaagaatatagagaagatcaatgataagaaaaaattgaaattCGAGCTTAAGAAAAAGAACATGGCCTGGTCGAACAAGAGCCAGAGCAAGGAAGCAAAGGCAGAAAGAAAAGCCAATATGACCCTGAAGCGAAAAGCGATTGAGGAACAAATAGCccgagaagaagagagagaaaaCAGCGAACTCTCTAAAGATTGGAAGGATGAAGTGTTaagcagaaagagaaaacaAATGAAGAGCACAAATGAGCTGCAAGGAAGCTTTGATGACCTATAA
- the DEG1 gene encoding pseudouridine synthase DEG1 (ancestral locus Anc_8.88) — protein MFLWKKAVKVLRVGSFRGSNKSVMEDKYADWSKEQLIERLLELETSEPAGGQKPSPSASTLPNKVKPPKKAKASRKFDFSKYDRRFIALKFAYLGWNYNGLAIQKEPTPQPTIEGVIIEALNKCKLVPSTEPQTFHFSRCGRTDKGVSAMNQVISLYVRSNLNPEEQLDPQNDPREIPYVNILNQLLPDDIRISAVCLRPPKGFDARFSCQYRHYRYLFHKEGLDIQRMGEAASLFLGEHDFRNFCKLDGSKQITNYRRTIMSAKILPISDDFYCFDLIGSAFLWHQVRCMMANLFLVGQNLEEVSLISDMLDVEKTPRKPIYDMASEVPLILYDCKFPNMEWIETNLDDYKAIKYGKAIGALTLGYQLKAEIAQIFKEVLPSSSANLAGKTTINLGNGKGKVITKYEKMSRRNVMEAPETVNEKFKQRKRFKNEAKRTDAVSSS, from the coding sequence ATGTTTCTATGGAAAAAAGCTGTGAAAGTCTTGAGAGTAGGCTCTTTCAGAGGTTCTAACAAGTCAGTAATGGAGGATAAATACGCAGATTGGAGCAAGGAACAACTGATTGAGAGActtctggagctggaaaCCAGCGAGCCTGCAGGTGGACAGAAGCCATCACCGTCTGCTTCTACTTTACCAAACAAGGTAAAACCGCCTaaaaaagccaaagcaTCGAGAAAGTTTGACTTTTCTAAATATGATAGAAGGTTCATCGCATTGAAGTTTGCATATCTTGGTTGGAACTATAATGGCCTAGCAATTCAAAAAGAACCTACCCCGCAGCCGACAATTGAAGGAGTCATAATCGAAGCATTGAATAAATGTAAATTGGTGCCTTCAACCGAGCCGCAGACTTTTCATTTTAGTAGATGTGGAAGAACTGATAAAGGTGTCAGCGCTATGAATCAGGTAATCTCTTTATATGTCAGGTCGAATCTGAATCCGGAAGAACAGCTAGACCCCCAAAATGATCCCAGAGAGATTCCATACGTTAACATACTAAACCAATTACTGCCGGATGACATTCGCATCTCGGCTGTCTGTTTGAGACCTCCCAAAGGGTTCGATGCGAGATTTAGCTGCCAGTACCGCCATTACCGGTATTTGTTCCACAAAGAGGGCTTGGATATTCAGAGAATGGGTGAGGCTGCTTCtttatttcttggagaACATGATTTCCGCAATTTTTGCAAATTAGATGGCTCGAAACAGATTACAAACTACAGGAGGACTATCATGAGTGCCAAAATCCTTCCGATCTCAGATGATTTCTACTGTTTTGACCTAATTGGCTCAGCTTTCTTGTGGCATCAGGTTCGCTGCATGATGGCAAATCTATTTCTGGTGGGGCAAAATTTAGAAGAAGTTTCGTTGATTTCTGATATGCTGGATGTGGAGAAAACGCCTCGTAAGCCAATATATGATATGGCTAGTGAAGTTCCATTAATTCTATATGACTGTAAGTTTCCAAATATGGAGTGGATAGAGACTAACCTGGATGATTATAAGGCAATCAAGTACGGAAAAGCCATCGGCGCTTTGACACTGGGCTATCAGCTGAAGGCAGAGATTGCTCAAATATTCAAGGAAGTCCTGCCCTCATCAAGTGCTAACCTAGCTGGCAAAACCACAATAAACTTGGGTAACGGAAAAGGCAAAGTTATCACGAAGTATGAAAAGATGTCTCGAAGAAACGTGATGGAAGCACCTGAAACAGTGAATGAGAAATTCAAGCAACGtaaaagattcaagaatGAAGCTAAGAGAACAGATGCTGTAAGCAGCTCATGA